From a single Oreochromis niloticus isolate F11D_XX linkage group LG3, O_niloticus_UMD_NMBU, whole genome shotgun sequence genomic region:
- the LOC102078843 gene encoding uncharacterized protein LOC102078843 isoform X3, which yields MLHALLLLCLQTIQMAALEAHTEIKVKPGQEATFHCACPRAAAITLLEWSRHGLDSLFYRNSFQRYQPESFEDRVELKDGDLTLILKNVTINDNGTYKCRIVFRNKNSTERPFRGIKCFINLTVTASDHTDVKVRSGQDVTLQCRGPTDADITALEWSRPELVSEGYVFFFQNQHSDENYQHESIKGRVELRDSSTKDGDVSIILRNISISDTGIYECKITTNHTIYGERVIKEFRHSINLTVTDSGFTDEDTNSGGDEGGGDWDWTLLLIVFLSVWAVFVVPAVSAVVIITCKEQKPL from the exons ctcACACAGAAATCAAAGTGAAGCCTGGACAAGAGGCCACCTTTCACTGTGCGTGTCCCAGAGCTGCAGCCATCACCCTGCTGGAGTGGAGCAGACACGGCCTCGATTCTTTGTTCTATCGTAACTCGTTTCAAAGATACCAGCCTGAGTCCTTTGAAGACCGAGTGGAGTTGAAGGATGGAGACCTCACTTTGATTCTGAAGAACGTCACCATCAACGATAATGGCACGTACAAGTGTCGGATTGTGTTCAGGaacaaaaacagcacagagagaccgTTCAGGGGCATTAAGTGCTTCATCAACCTCACAGTGACGGCCTCGG aCCACACAGATGTCAAAGTGAGGTCTGGACAAGATGTCACTCTTCAGTGTCGGGGACCCACAGATGCAGATATCACAGCATTAGAGTGGAGCAGACCCGAGCTCGTGTCAGAGGGTTATGTGTTCTTCTTCCAAAACCAGCACTCAGATGAGAACTATCAGCACGAGTCCATCAAAGGCCGAGTGGAGCTGAGAGACTCATCCACGAAGGACGGAGACGTTTCCATCATTCTAAGGAACATCAGCATCAGCGATACAGGAATATATGAATGTAAGATTACAACCAATCACACCATCTATGGTGAGAGAGTCATCAAGGAGTTCAGACACTCCATCAACCTCACAGTCACAGACTCAG GTTTCACAGATGAAGACACAAATAGTGGAGGAGACGAGGGTGGAGGAGATTGGGATTGGACTCTTTTATTAATAGTTTTTCTGTCAGTTTGGGCTGTGTTTGTTGTTCCTGCTGTTTCTGCTGTCGTCATAATTACCTGCAAGGAACAAAAGCCGTTATAG